One genomic segment of Stigmatopora argus isolate UIUO_Sarg chromosome 1, RoL_Sarg_1.0, whole genome shotgun sequence includes these proteins:
- the dnajc22 gene encoding dnaJ homolog subfamily C member 22: MVKSVMVTYALWAVGGPFGLHHLYLGRDNHALLWMLTLGGFGVGWIREFLRIPTYVAEANQDPMVERRRCAMATSPPPVNPIRFAGQVCVGIQFGAVALIGLNSLNFFNLLVLPLCVGAGVHLVSTIGHQTSDLPKTLTACLVTSPLFNGSTLSPLPISLAASITATQHRRYKKAQRGNKQDLGIRLCRLTLAWLAFSAPLGYCVFNNTTATLYYLSDCMAALLEIFWFLPWLRNVVEYILLMPYRVMCLLTGGNYYEEAWKKMLEILLKDYSEQEKEALKMLSLGAEASFEEITRGYRELAKTWHPDQNPSKDAEATFVKIQNAYEVLLRRYKPRRFR, encoded by the exons ATGGTCAAAAGTGTCATGGTCACATACGCCCTGTGGGCGGTGGGGGGCCCTTTCGGCCTTCACCATTTATATTTAGGAAGAGACAATCATGCTTTATTGTGGATGCTCACCCTGGGGGGTTTCGGCGTGGGCTGGATCAGAGAGTTTCTCCGTATTCCAACGTATGTGGCTGAAGCAAATCAAGACCCAATGGTGGAAAGGAGAAGGTGCGCGATGGCCACGTCTCCTCCACCTGTAAACCCAATTAGATTCGCTGGCCAGGTGTGTGTTGGGATCCAGTTTGGTGCCGTAGCCCTGATTGGGCTGAACTCCCTTAATTTCTTCAACTTGCTTGTCCTGCCTCTGTGTGTGGGTGCGGGGGTGCATTTGGTGTCCACTATTGGTCACCAAACCTCTGATCTCCCCAAAACTCTCACGGCGTGTCTCGTAACCTCTCCACTCTTCAATGGTAGCACTTTATCCCCCCTGCCCATTAGCCTGGCAGCCAGTATCACTGCCACACAGCATCGCAGGTACAAGAAAGCTCAGAGAGGAAATAAACAGGACCTCG GTATCCGGCTTTGCAGGTTGACTCTAGCTTGGCTGGCTTTCTCTGCTCCATTGGGCTATTGTGTTTTCAATAACACCACTGCCACTTTGTATTACCTGTCTGACTGCATGGCCGCCCTGCTAGAGATTTTTTGGTTCCTTCCTTGGCTCAGAAATGTAGTGGAGTACATTCTCCTAATGCCATATCGTGTGATGTGCCTCTTGACTGGAGGAAACTATTATGAAGAGGCCTGGAAGAAAATGCTGGAAATACTCCTTAAAGACTACTCTGAACAGGAAAAAGAAGCACTGAAG ATGTTATCATTGGGAGCAGAGGCCTCATTTGAAGAGATCACTCGTGGCTATCGGGAGCTTGCCAAAACATGGCATCCTGACCAGAATCCCAGCAAAGACGCTGAAGCGACATTTGTCAAGATTCAAAATGCGTATGAGGTTCTCTTACGACGCTACAAGCCTCGTCGCTTCAGATAG
- the lmbr1l gene encoding limb region 1 homolog-like protein, with protein METDDVSVREQLFHNRVRETIICVLLFTCLYILSYLILARFKKTAEFVTDDIEDATVNKIALWLCTFTLSVALCAVLLLPISILSNEVLLTFPKSYYMQWLNGSLIHGLWNLVFLCSNLSLVFLMPFAYFFTESEGFVGSKKGVMARVYEAVVLLVLLALLVLGIVWVASALLHDNMARKSLYDLWEYYLPYLYSGISFFGVLLLLLCTPFGLSRMFSVTGSLMVKPRLFEDVDDALSCTAFEEDSLSRKLKCGSSQSCWVQLNIEAMKKEHQAVRTKRIALETRRKASPWQRNLGYPLAMLTLLALTVLCVLMVCFNVLELLLDETAMPRGMEDPHLGMASFSMFGSLGAAVQVVLILYLMVSSIVGFYSSPLFTSLVPRAQDTHLTQMIANCVSLLILSSALPVFSRTLGITRFDLLGDFGRYNWLGNFYVVFLYNMLFAGLTSASLIKTVTWAVQRELIRAFGLHRLPLTVSRSTVPFKLLLTSGLSKIQ; from the exons ATGGAAACGGACGACGTGTCGGTGAGGGAGCAACTTTTCCACAACCGTGTCCGGGAGACAATC ATCTGTGTACTTCTGTTCACATGCCTCTACATCTTGTCCTACCTCATACTCGCACGCTTCAAGAAGACTGCAGAGTTTGTCACTG ATGATATTGAGGATGCAACTGTCAACAAAATTGC ACTCTGGCTGTGTACATTCACCCTGTCCGTTGCGCTATGTGCGGTGCTGCTGCTTCCCATCTCGATTTTGTCCAATGAGGTGCTGCTCACATTTCCAAAGAGCTACTACATGCAATGGCTCAATGGATCCCTTATCCACG GTTTGTGGAACCTAGTGTTCCTTTGCTCTAATTTGTCCCTGGTCTTCCTCATGCCATTTGCCTACTTCTTCACTGAATCGGAGGGATTTGTAGGCTCAAAAAAG GGAGTCATGGCACGAGTATATGAAGCAGTGGTTCTGCTGGTGCTGCTGGCTCTGCTAGTGTTGGGCATCGTTTGGGTGGCATCAGCCCTTCTGCATGACAATATGGCAAGGAAGAGCCTCTATG ACCTGTGGGAGTATTACCTTCCCTACTTGTACTCGGGTATCTCGTTTTTTGGAGTGCTGCTGCTCCTGT TGTGCACACCTTTTGGGTTATCTCGGATGTTCAGTGTCACGGGCAGCCTGATGGTCAAACCTCGG CTTTTTGAAGATGTGGACGACGCTCTCAGTTGCACGGCGTTTGAGGAGGACTCGCTCTCCAGGAAACTGAAGT GTGGCAGTTCTCAGTCGTGCTGGGTCCAGCTGAATATCGAAGCCATGAAGAAGGAGCATCAAGCAGTTCGGACAAAGCGCATTGCTTTGG AAACACGAAGGAAAGCTTCGCCTTGGCAGAGAAACTTAGGTTATCCACTGGCTATGCTTACGCTCCTCGCCCTTACA GTGTTGTGCGTTCTGATGGTTTGTTTCAATGTGCTGGAGTTGCTCCTTGATGAGACTGCAATGCCCAGAGGGATGGAA GATCCTCATCTCGGGATGGCCTCCTTCTCAATGTTTGGCTCACTGGGTGCAGCAGTCCAAGTAGTCCTAATACT CTATCTCATGGTGTCCTCAATCGTGGGATTCTATAGCTCACCCCTCTTCACCAGCTTGGTGCCCCGTGCACAGGACACGCACCTCACACAG ATGATTGCCAACTGTGTTTCGCTTCTCATTCTGAGCTCGGCCCTTCCGGTCTTTTCACGTACACTTG GGATCACCCGTTTCGATCTGCTGGGAGACTTTGGCCGCTATAACTGGCTCGGGAATTTCTACGTGGTGTTCCTCTACAACATGCTGTTTGCTGGCCTCACCTCCGCCTCGCTGATCAAGACGGTCACATGGGCAGTGCAGAGGGAGCTGATCCGCGCATTTG GTCTCCACCGACTACCCTTAACTGTCTCGCGCTCCACTGTCCCGTTCAAGCTTCTCTTGACAAGTGGACTGTCGAAAATCCAGTGA